The following proteins are co-located in the Flectobacillus major DSM 103 genome:
- a CDS encoding polysaccharide deacetylase family protein codes for MNILTFDIEEWFHLLDNASTKTEDDWAKYPSRIHQNMDKIFDLLEKNQQQATFFCLGWVARKHPDIIKAISNKGYEIATHSDLHQLAYEQNRKEFKEDLSTSIKALEDATGKKVRAYRAPGFSIKQENKWAFEVLIENGIEIDCSVFPAKRSHGGFEQFGTAEPCWIDIDGHKLKEFPINIHNMMGTSLIFSGGGYFRLFPYPLIKQLTKQANYVMTYFHPRDFDPDQPMIPELSMIRKFKSYYGLGGCMNKLNWLIQDVPFMDLATAEKSVDWNSVRTVKI; via the coding sequence ATGAATATTCTAACTTTTGATATAGAAGAGTGGTTTCACCTCTTGGATAATGCCTCTACTAAGACCGAGGACGATTGGGCCAAATACCCTAGCCGTATCCATCAAAATATGGACAAAATTTTTGACCTATTAGAAAAAAACCAGCAGCAGGCTACCTTTTTTTGCTTGGGCTGGGTAGCTCGTAAACATCCCGATATTATCAAGGCTATATCCAATAAAGGATATGAAATTGCAACGCATTCTGACTTGCACCAGTTGGCTTATGAACAAAACCGTAAAGAGTTCAAAGAAGATTTATCGACTTCTATCAAGGCACTAGAAGATGCCACTGGCAAAAAAGTAAGAGCTTATCGTGCCCCAGGTTTTTCTATCAAGCAAGAAAACAAATGGGCATTTGAGGTACTTATTGAAAATGGAATAGAAATAGACTGCTCGGTATTTCCTGCCAAGAGGTCGCATGGAGGGTTTGAACAGTTTGGTACAGCCGAACCTTGCTGGATTGATATTGATGGGCATAAACTCAAGGAGTTCCCTATCAATATTCATAATATGATGGGAACGTCCTTGATTTTTTCGGGAGGTGGCTATTTTAGGTTATTCCCCTACCCTCTTATTAAACAGCTTACCAAACAAGCCAACTATGTGATGACATACTTTCATCCTAGAGACTTTGACCCCGACCAACCCATGATTCCAGAGTTGAGTATGATTCGTAAATTCAAATCATATTATGGTTTGGGGGGATGTATGAATAAACTCAATTGGCTGATTCAGGATGTCCCATTTATGGATTTGGCTACTGCCGAAAAATCGGTAGATTGGAACAGCGTTCGTACCGTAAAAATTTAG
- a CDS encoding YciI family protein: MNQYVIYAFDGTDEEALARRMAARSLHLDVATQLKANHNFIVGGAMLDETGKMVGSTMIVQFETKEAFDAWFSTDPYITMNVWQKIEVHPFRVANI; the protein is encoded by the coding sequence ATGAACCAATATGTAATTTATGCCTTTGATGGCACAGACGAAGAAGCATTGGCTCGCCGTATGGCCGCTAGATCACTACACCTTGACGTAGCTACTCAGCTAAAGGCAAATCATAACTTTATTGTTGGTGGAGCTATGCTGGACGAAACAGGCAAAATGGTTGGCTCTACCATGATTGTTCAGTTTGAAACCAAGGAGGCTTTTGATGCTTGGTTTTCTACCGACCCCTATATAACCATGAATGTCTGGCAAAAAATTGAGGTTCATCCTTTTCGAGTTGCCAATATCTAA
- a CDS encoding oligosaccharide flippase family protein, whose protein sequence is MLPEKYKEYSRISKNFLSLVLLQGTNFVIPILIIPYLIKTLGVDKYGIVALAQTTMLYFFIIVDYGFSLSAVKEISLNKNNIDKLSRIFSEVLITKLVLAILAFCILVVCIQLHPKFRENWVLFLLSYLMVIGQIAMPTWFFQGMDTMKYTTYTNLIAKVLFTGLIFFSIKKVDDAQWVNPLLGLGNIIAGIISTLFLIRRFGIYFITKGLWKSVQYQLKSGFYYFISNFSVSIYVNSNIVILGLFANDHVLGLYSIAEKIAMLTRQLLVVFSQAVYTHICVIVTEAKERMHAFLKKIFLPFFILVTLGCGILFIFAQLIPQYFGLNSIDSTSLVTLIRLISFIPAIVCLNIPFYQVLLIHDNAKRGSKILVIGAVICILSNFILTPYLSSIGTGISMIITELFITASVILLVEKSTDLAIIRYEK, encoded by the coding sequence ATGTTACCAGAAAAGTACAAAGAGTACAGTCGAATATCGAAAAACTTTCTTTCCTTAGTGTTATTACAAGGTACTAATTTTGTAATACCAATATTAATTATCCCTTATCTTATCAAAACCTTAGGTGTTGACAAATATGGGATTGTAGCATTGGCACAAACAACCATGCTCTACTTTTTTATTATTGTAGATTATGGATTTAGTTTATCGGCGGTAAAAGAAATATCGTTAAATAAAAACAATATTGACAAACTAAGTAGAATCTTCAGCGAAGTATTAATAACCAAACTTGTCCTTGCCATACTGGCCTTTTGTATTCTTGTTGTTTGTATTCAATTACACCCAAAATTTCGAGAAAATTGGGTTTTATTTCTATTAAGTTATTTAATGGTAATAGGCCAAATAGCTATGCCTACTTGGTTTTTTCAGGGAATGGATACCATGAAATATACGACATACACTAATTTGATTGCCAAGGTACTATTTACGGGATTAATATTTTTTTCGATAAAAAAAGTTGATGATGCTCAGTGGGTCAATCCATTATTAGGATTAGGTAATATTATAGCAGGAATCATTAGTACATTATTTCTCATTCGAAGATTTGGTATTTACTTCATTACGAAAGGCTTATGGAAAAGTGTTCAATATCAGTTAAAGAGCGGTTTCTATTATTTTATATCTAACTTTTCGGTTAGTATTTATGTCAACAGTAACATTGTAATCTTAGGCTTATTTGCCAATGATCACGTATTAGGGCTTTATAGTATTGCCGAAAAAATAGCCATGTTAACGAGACAATTATTGGTTGTTTTCTCACAGGCAGTTTACACACATATTTGTGTTATTGTTACCGAGGCCAAAGAAAGAATGCACGCATTTTTAAAGAAAATTTTCTTGCCTTTTTTTATCTTAGTAACTTTAGGATGCGGAATACTATTTATTTTTGCACAGCTTATTCCTCAATACTTTGGATTAAATAGCATCGATAGTACTTCCTTAGTTACTCTAATTAGGCTTATCAGCTTTATTCCAGCTATTGTATGCTTAAACATACCCTTCTATCAGGTTTTGTTAATTCATGACAATGCAAAAAGAGGTAGTAAAATCCTAGTAATAGGAGCTGTTATTTGTATACTATCCAACTTTATTTTAACACCCTATTTAAGTTCAATAGGTACAGGTATTTCAATGATTATCACAGAGTTATTTATCACGGCCTCTGTAATATTACTTGTTGAGAAATCTACAGATTTGGCAATTATTAGATATGAAAAATAA
- a CDS encoding nucleotide sugar dehydrogenase, with protein sequence MDLNHIKIAIIGLGYVGLPLAVEFGKKFSVIGFDINQGRIHELASGYDRTQEVDTDNLQSSVNLSFSANIDDLVTCNVFIVTVPTPIDRFKKPDLTPLIAASKTVGKALRNGDIVIYESTVYPGCTEEDCVPILEKESGLVFNQDFFCGYSPERINPGDKVNTLTKIKKVTSGSTPAIAQFVDKLYGAIITAGTHLAPSIKVAEASKAIENAQRDVNISFVNELALIFDKMGIDTTEVLEAAGTKWNFLKFKPGLVGGHCIGVDPYYLLHKSESLGYYPQVILSGRRVNDNMGVFVANKLVKLLIKKGHKIDGCKVLILGVTFKENCPDIRNSRVIDVYNELKEFGIDVEVYDPWADKKEVAEEYGIQLLENLGTQYKGILLSVAHEEFNHIDINSLKGSDAVIYDIKSFWDKSQSDARL encoded by the coding sequence TTGGACTTAAATCATATAAAAATAGCAATAATTGGCCTTGGCTACGTAGGATTACCCTTGGCTGTAGAGTTCGGTAAAAAATTCTCGGTCATTGGTTTTGATATTAACCAAGGACGAATCCACGAGCTGGCTTCGGGCTACGACCGTACCCAAGAGGTAGATACCGACAACTTACAATCGTCGGTGAATCTCAGCTTTTCGGCCAATATCGATGATTTAGTAACCTGTAATGTTTTTATTGTTACAGTACCAACCCCTATCGACCGATTCAAAAAACCAGACCTTACCCCTCTGATTGCAGCCAGCAAAACGGTTGGTAAAGCCCTAAGAAATGGTGATATAGTGATTTATGAATCAACAGTGTACCCGGGCTGTACAGAAGAAGACTGCGTACCAATTTTGGAAAAAGAAAGCGGGCTTGTCTTCAATCAAGATTTTTTTTGTGGCTACTCGCCAGAAAGAATTAACCCTGGCGATAAAGTAAATACCTTAACAAAAATCAAAAAGGTAACCTCGGGTTCAACACCTGCTATAGCCCAATTTGTAGATAAACTTTATGGAGCTATTATTACAGCAGGAACACATTTAGCCCCCTCTATTAAAGTAGCCGAAGCCTCAAAGGCTATTGAAAATGCTCAGCGTGATGTCAATATTTCATTTGTCAATGAATTAGCTTTAATTTTTGACAAAATGGGTATCGACACCACCGAAGTACTAGAAGCGGCTGGCACCAAATGGAACTTCCTAAAATTTAAACCAGGCTTAGTTGGTGGCCATTGTATTGGTGTCGACCCCTATTATTTGCTCCATAAATCTGAAAGCTTAGGCTATTATCCTCAAGTAATTCTATCTGGTAGAAGAGTCAACGATAATATGGGTGTTTTTGTAGCCAATAAATTGGTAAAACTTTTGATTAAAAAAGGGCATAAAATTGATGGCTGTAAGGTTTTAATTCTTGGTGTTACATTCAAAGAAAATTGCCCCGATATTCGTAACTCAAGGGTTATCGATGTATATAATGAGTTAAAAGAATTTGGGATCGATGTAGAGGTATACGACCCTTGGGCCGATAAAAAAGAGGTTGCCGAAGAATATGGAATTCAATTATTAGAAAATTTAGGTACACAATACAAAGGTATTTTACTTTCGGTAGCACACGAAGAATTTAACCATATTGATATAAACTCGCTAAAAGGAAGCGATGCTGTCATTTATGACATCAAATCATTCTGGGATAAATCACAATCAGATGCCCGTTTGTAG
- a CDS encoding DUF4136 domain-containing protein, which yields MKKLLFFAFLVIGFSSCTSVKVEQNRLSDIHSFRRYAWTKAQVIANQNPLYKSDITYQNIKAEVDKQMAQKGYVLDEQNPEFLITYREFIEPQTRMVSNNYAYPFYGMYGGFRGFYPMYAWGGGGYYPQRYINGTFVIDCIAASDKRLLWRGSMDSPVNNPAKLSSELPKQAKKILARL from the coding sequence ATGAAAAAGCTATTGTTTTTTGCTTTCCTTGTTATAGGATTCAGCAGTTGTACTTCGGTAAAGGTCGAACAAAACCGATTGTCCGACATACATAGTTTTCGTCGTTATGCTTGGACGAAAGCTCAGGTAATTGCCAATCAAAATCCATTATATAAAAGCGATATTACTTATCAGAATATCAAGGCTGAAGTAGATAAGCAAATGGCTCAAAAAGGGTATGTTTTAGATGAGCAAAATCCTGAGTTTTTGATAACCTATCGTGAGTTTATCGAACCTCAAACCCGAATGGTGTCTAATAATTATGCCTATCCATTTTATGGAATGTACGGTGGTTTTAGAGGATTTTACCCGATGTATGCTTGGGGAGGTGGTGGCTATTATCCACAACGATATATCAACGGAACATTTGTCATTGATTGTATTGCGGCCAGTGATAAGCGTTTGTTGTGGCGAGGTTCGATGGATAGCCCAGTCAACAATCCTGCAAAATTGAGTTCTGAACTACCCAAACAAGCCAAAAAGATTCTAGCTAGGCTTTAG
- a CDS encoding Crp/Fnr family transcriptional regulator has product MKPSMINFVKSFVNFTPEEIEAAHCLFEERTIKKGEYFIKAGEYNAAIGFINKGLTRSFFVQNNQETTFQISFENQFVTSMTCYVLNQPSNDYIQAIEDTDLCVISKETLENLCNQYHNWDKFGRLTYQQVALEQEIRLRSFISETAQERYERISKEQPALINRVPQLYLSNFLGITPQSLSRLRRNIRG; this is encoded by the coding sequence ATGAAACCAAGCATGATTAATTTTGTGAAAAGCTTTGTAAACTTCACACCTGAGGAAATAGAAGCCGCTCATTGTTTATTTGAAGAACGCACTATCAAAAAAGGGGAATATTTTATAAAAGCTGGAGAATATAACGCTGCTATTGGCTTTATTAATAAAGGATTGACTCGCTCTTTTTTTGTTCAAAACAATCAAGAAACCACTTTTCAAATCTCGTTCGAAAACCAATTTGTGACGAGTATGACCTGCTATGTCCTCAATCAACCTAGTAACGACTACATTCAGGCCATTGAAGACACCGATTTATGTGTAATTTCAAAAGAAACCCTTGAGAATCTCTGCAACCAATACCATAATTGGGACAAATTTGGCCGCCTAACATATCAGCAAGTGGCTTTGGAACAAGAAATCAGGTTACGTTCGTTTATTTCGGAAACAGCACAAGAACGCTACGAACGAATTTCAAAAGAGCAACCAGCTTTGATTAATCGTGTACCTCAGCTTTATCTTTCCAATTTTTTGGGCATTACGCCACAGTCGCTCAGTCGTTTACGAAGAAATATCAGAGGCTAG
- a CDS encoding glycosyltransferase family 2 protein: MKISIITVSFNSEKTIKQTIESVLAQDYPWVEYIVVDGASKDSTVEILQSFGNKIKYISEPDKGIYDALNKGVKMATGDIVGTIGSDDFYPNNHVLSHVAEAFQQHGTDVIYGDKQYVNPDNMHKIVRYWKSGEYNRENWLKGWMPPHLSFYIKRAAFEQYGYYITDFTCSGDYELMLRMMYKHGLSAAYLPEVVMTMRNGGTSTASWKHRYRANMEDRRAWQINQLNPRWYTLWMKPISKISQLFT; the protein is encoded by the coding sequence ATGAAAATCTCAATCATTACCGTTTCTTTCAACAGCGAGAAAACCATTAAACAAACCATAGAGAGTGTTTTGGCACAAGACTACCCTTGGGTTGAATACATTGTTGTTGATGGTGCTTCAAAAGATAGCACAGTAGAAATTCTTCAATCGTTTGGTAATAAAATCAAATATATTTCAGAGCCTGATAAAGGTATTTATGATGCCCTCAATAAGGGTGTTAAAATGGCTACTGGTGATATTGTAGGAACAATTGGCTCGGACGACTTCTACCCTAACAATCATGTATTGAGCCATGTAGCAGAGGCATTTCAGCAACATGGCACAGATGTAATTTATGGCGATAAGCAATATGTGAACCCTGACAATATGCACAAAATTGTACGATATTGGAAATCGGGTGAGTATAATCGTGAAAATTGGCTTAAAGGCTGGATGCCCCCGCATTTGTCATTCTATATAAAACGAGCAGCATTTGAACAATATGGTTATTATATCACCGATTTTACTTGTTCGGGCGACTACGAGCTAATGCTAAGAATGATGTACAAACATGGCTTATCGGCAGCCTATTTGCCTGAAGTTGTTATGACTATGCGTAATGGCGGTACAAGTACGGCTTCGTGGAAACATCGCTATCGTGCCAATATGGAAGACCGAAGAGCGTGGCAAATCAATCAACTAAACCCTAGGTGGTACACTCTTTGGATGAAGCCTATCTCTAAAATCAGCCAACTATTTACCTAA
- a CDS encoding M15 family metallopeptidase: protein MKKHFFWVVLCLIFCGKTRLMAQKNTNKAIKCIYEEKMANQGLVNIQTIDPSILVELKYSTTDNFVGKDVYGCITNCFMQAKPAQMLAKASAILQQKQPRYRLLVYDGGRPLAIQKILWNALSQYPPHQRETYVANPVQKSIHNYGSAVDLTIATDKGEALDMGTKFDFFGQLAYPTHEDYFLKKGKLTAQQVANRRLLRDVMQAAGFMPIKYEWWHFNAVSRSQAKAMYKIIE from the coding sequence ATGAAAAAGCATTTCTTTTGGGTTGTTCTGTGTCTTATTTTCTGTGGAAAGACTCGACTTATGGCTCAAAAAAACACGAACAAAGCCATAAAATGTATTTATGAAGAAAAAATGGCCAATCAAGGTTTAGTGAATATCCAAACCATAGACCCCTCTATTTTGGTCGAACTCAAATATTCGACAACCGATAATTTTGTCGGAAAAGATGTTTATGGCTGCATAACCAATTGCTTTATGCAAGCAAAACCCGCTCAGATGTTAGCTAAAGCTAGTGCTATACTTCAGCAAAAACAACCTCGTTATCGCTTATTGGTATATGATGGAGGCCGCCCACTGGCCATTCAGAAAATACTCTGGAATGCTCTTTCGCAATATCCGCCTCACCAGAGAGAAACCTATGTGGCCAATCCTGTTCAAAAGTCTATCCATAATTATGGAAGTGCAGTTGATTTAACGATTGCTACCGATAAAGGAGAGGCTTTGGATATGGGTACAAAGTTTGATTTTTTTGGCCAATTGGCTTATCCTACACATGAGGACTATTTCTTGAAAAAGGGAAAACTAACTGCTCAACAAGTAGCTAATCGACGCTTGTTGCGAGACGTAATGCAAGCCGCAGGTTTTATGCCTATCAAATATGAATGGTGGCATTTTAATGCCGTTTCTCGTAGCCAAGCCAAAGCTATGTACAAGATTATCGAGTAA
- a CDS encoding nucleoside recognition domain-containing protein has translation MALNYLWIAFFVIAFVVALIKLILFGDTEIFKLIIDGMFDSAETSVMKIALPLAGVMTFFMGLLNIGEKAGAINFLARIVGPFFNRLFPEVPKNHPAGGQMIMNFSANMLGLDNAATPFGLKAMQSLQELNPSKDVASNAQIMFLVLHSAGPVLIPLSIMAQRAIYGAADASDIFIPCLIATYVATVTGLLFVAIRQKINLFDKVTLTWLGGITALIGLLLWYFASIPKEQIEIISKVASNMILFVLIISFLLGALRKKVDVFDAFIDGAKGGFETSVRIIPYLVAMLVAIGALRNSGALTWVVDGMKYLFALTNINTDFTDALPTALMHPLSGGGSRAMMIDTMKTFGPDSFAGRLSCVFQGSADTIFYVIALYFGSVNIKQTRYTLWAGLTADLAGIITAILVSYLFFH, from the coding sequence ATGGCATTAAATTACCTTTGGATAGCCTTTTTTGTAATTGCATTTGTTGTGGCTCTTATCAAACTTATTTTATTTGGAGACACCGAAATATTCAAACTAATAATAGATGGCATGTTTGATTCGGCCGAAACCTCTGTTATGAAGATTGCCCTTCCGTTGGCTGGTGTAATGACTTTCTTTATGGGTTTACTTAATATTGGTGAAAAAGCTGGTGCTATTAATTTCCTTGCCCGAATTGTGGGGCCATTTTTCAATAGGCTTTTTCCTGAAGTTCCTAAAAATCACCCCGCAGGAGGCCAAATGATTATGAACTTTTCGGCCAATATGCTAGGACTCGACAATGCGGCTACACCTTTTGGACTTAAAGCTATGCAAAGTTTGCAGGAACTCAACCCTAGCAAAGATGTAGCATCGAATGCCCAAATTATGTTTTTGGTATTGCATAGTGCAGGCCCAGTACTAATTCCGCTTAGTATAATGGCTCAGCGGGCCATTTACGGAGCTGCCGATGCTTCTGACATTTTTATTCCTTGTCTGATTGCTACTTATGTAGCTACTGTAACGGGTTTATTATTTGTGGCCATTCGTCAAAAAATCAATCTTTTCGATAAAGTAACCTTGACTTGGCTCGGAGGTATTACCGCTCTGATAGGCCTATTACTTTGGTATTTTGCGAGTATTCCCAAAGAGCAAATAGAAATTATCTCGAAAGTAGCCAGTAATATGATTCTATTTGTTCTGATAATATCGTTTTTATTAGGAGCTTTACGCAAAAAAGTAGATGTATTTGATGCCTTTATCGATGGAGCAAAAGGGGGTTTTGAAACATCCGTAAGAATTATTCCTTATTTGGTAGCCATGTTGGTAGCCATTGGGGCACTTCGCAATTCAGGAGCATTGACATGGGTTGTAGACGGTATGAAATACCTTTTTGCCCTTACCAATATCAACACCGATTTTACCGATGCCTTACCAACGGCACTCATGCACCCCCTAAGTGGTGGTGGCTCAAGAGCCATGATGATAGATACCATGAAAACCTTTGGCCCTGATTCATTTGCAGGACGCTTGTCGTGTGTATTTCAGGGGTCGGCCGATACCATTTTCTATGTTATAGCCCTATATTTTGGTTCAGTCAATATCAAGCAAACTCGCTATACACTTTGGGCTGGCCTCACAGCAGACTTGGCAGGTATCATAACGGCTATTCTGGTAAGTTACTTATTCTTTCATTAG
- a CDS encoding capsule assembly Wzi family protein → MKKFIFILVLSCFLPKVLAQDTLLLRRITYSSELGTFLSSNGNTPFWVKSNQYGIAPRQSAASLQAGVVSGYREDRKKDWGFGASLVGNIGENKAFLIPELYIKGKIGHWEAYIGRRKEVVGLVDSTLSSGSYIWSGNALPMPKIQISIPNYMPIGFTKGLISIKGSLAHGWFENSRSDVKNFYLHQKTFYLRIGKPNWKMKFYGGFNHQVQWGGELKYPDPDNYYSKNGKLPSSFKDFLSAVTGQSLAVESDTTKFGFVDAGNRAGNHLGTVDLGFEINTQRASILVYRQNIYEDGSLFYLINITDGLNGISITTKNQFSALINIKKIVFEFLNTYSQGGSTGAENTNSNLRGLDNYLNHGQYRDGWSYDQFGIGTPFVVASRDIRNLPSFPTNFFSNNRVQAFYLGLQTSIYQRTSLNLRLSYSRNIGTYDAPYATSIGQFSGGIKMITPLNILPNCELSTAIGYDNNGIYQANFGGYVGIRKVW, encoded by the coding sequence TTGAAGAAATTTATATTCATATTAGTTCTAAGTTGTTTTCTTCCCAAAGTACTAGCACAAGATACGCTATTACTCAGAAGAATAACCTATTCTTCTGAACTAGGAACATTTCTTTCAAGTAATGGTAATACCCCATTTTGGGTCAAATCTAACCAATACGGAATAGCACCAAGGCAATCTGCAGCCTCATTACAAGCTGGAGTAGTATCGGGTTATCGAGAAGACCGCAAAAAAGATTGGGGATTTGGAGCTTCACTTGTTGGAAATATTGGCGAAAACAAAGCCTTTCTCATTCCTGAGCTATATATAAAAGGTAAAATTGGCCATTGGGAGGCCTATATTGGCCGACGTAAAGAAGTAGTTGGGTTAGTCGATAGCACATTATCGTCGGGTTCTTATATTTGGTCGGGCAATGCCCTTCCAATGCCCAAGATACAAATCTCTATTCCAAACTATATGCCTATAGGTTTTACCAAAGGGCTTATTTCAATCAAAGGCTCGCTAGCACATGGCTGGTTTGAAAACAGTCGCTCGGATGTAAAGAATTTTTACCTTCACCAAAAAACTTTCTACCTTCGTATAGGAAAGCCCAATTGGAAAATGAAGTTTTATGGAGGCTTCAATCACCAAGTTCAGTGGGGAGGCGAGCTCAAATATCCTGATCCCGACAATTATTATTCAAAAAATGGCAAACTTCCATCTAGCTTCAAAGATTTTCTTTCGGCAGTTACAGGACAAAGCTTAGCTGTAGAAAGCGATACCACCAAGTTTGGATTTGTAGACGCAGGCAATCGGGCGGGCAACCATCTTGGGACAGTCGATTTAGGCTTCGAAATCAATACTCAAAGAGCTAGCATATTAGTTTATCGTCAAAATATTTATGAAGACGGATCGCTATTTTACCTCATCAATATTACTGATGGATTAAATGGTATTAGTATTACCACAAAAAATCAGTTTTCAGCTTTGATAAACATCAAAAAAATTGTTTTCGAGTTTTTAAACACCTACAGTCAGGGAGGTAGTACTGGTGCCGAAAATACCAATTCTAATTTACGAGGGCTAGATAACTACCTAAACCATGGACAATACCGTGATGGCTGGTCGTACGATCAATTTGGCATAGGCACACCATTTGTAGTGGCTAGTCGAGACATTCGGAATCTACCTAGTTTTCCAACCAATTTTTTTAGTAATAACAGAGTCCAAGCCTTTTATTTAGGATTACAAACATCTATTTATCAAAGAACCTCCTTAAATTTGCGTCTTTCCTACAGTCGGAATATTGGTACTTACGATGCACCTTACGCTACAAGTATAGGACAGTTTTCGGGAGGAATAAAAATGATAACTCCCTTAAATATTCTACCTAACTGTGAGCTGAGCACTGCGATAGGATATGACAACAATGGGATTTATCAAGCCAATTTTGGCGGATATGTTGGTATACGGAAGGTTTGGTAG
- a CDS encoding DUF6600 domain-containing protein, whose protein sequence is MKTIQFGILLFCLVAVAACTTQRSYFDDSSISLAGSPNLKEVAIDTTYNPGDTTKVSYELFHEELGKYGSWVNDPKYGNVWVPGVDSTFQPYSTNGYWDYTNYGWTWQSSYAWGWAPFHYGRWFYDSPYGWAWVPGYQWSPAWVTWGSTADAFGWAPMFPNGYTWGLGFGIQFGGNYYPPSSYWSFVPRHKLVERNLGNYIVNRSYNNHFMPQTNILRNNTGRTFYSAGPSVHDLSGFNGNNAQRSYNTYRSQSNTNWGSTRSYNYGSFGNRGGGFRGGRGR, encoded by the coding sequence ATGAAAACAATCCAATTTGGCATCTTGTTATTCTGTTTGGTAGCGGTTGCCGCTTGTACAACACAACGAAGCTATTTTGATGATTCCAGTATTTCGTTGGCTGGTAGTCCCAACCTCAAAGAGGTAGCTATTGATACCACTTATAACCCTGGCGATACCACCAAGGTAAGTTATGAGTTATTTCATGAAGAATTAGGCAAATATGGCAGCTGGGTAAATGACCCTAAATATGGCAATGTTTGGGTTCCTGGAGTAGATAGCACTTTTCAGCCATACTCAACCAATGGCTACTGGGATTATACCAATTATGGCTGGACTTGGCAATCAAGTTATGCTTGGGGATGGGCACCCTTCCATTATGGTCGTTGGTTTTATGATTCGCCCTATGGCTGGGCATGGGTACCCGGTTATCAGTGGTCGCCAGCATGGGTAACTTGGGGCAGTACAGCCGATGCCTTTGGCTGGGCACCAATGTTTCCAAACGGTTATACATGGGGATTGGGTTTTGGTATCCAGTTTGGTGGCAATTATTACCCCCCAAGCTCATATTGGTCATTTGTACCACGACATAAACTTGTAGAGCGAAACTTAGGTAATTATATCGTTAACCGCTCATACAATAACCATTTTATGCCACAAACAAATATTCTTCGGAATAATACAGGCCGTACTTTTTATTCGGCAGGGCCATCGGTACACGACCTATCTGGTTTTAATGGAAATAATGCTCAAAGAAGCTATAACACTTATCGCTCACAGAGTAATACCAACTGGGGTAGTACCCGAAGTTATAACTATGGCTCATTTGGAAACAGAGGGGGAGGCTTTAGAGGTGGACGAGGCCGATAA